From the Clostridium sp. Marseille-P299 genome, one window contains:
- the cas5c gene encoding type I-C CRISPR-associated protein Cas5c: MGYGFKVELFGDYALFSRPEFKVERVSYDIITPSAARGILEAIYWKPAIHYVIDKIHVINEPKFKNIRRNEVSAKILASDMKKLMSGIEVSRAYINTKDTIQQRASMILTNVRYVIEAHFEMTKKAGEEDTPEKHYNILLRRLRKGQMFYQPYFGCREFPANFRIIEDDEIPKSNIVGERDLGFMLYDMNFSESENITPMFFRAYWKNGVVDLTDVDIVR; encoded by the coding sequence ATGGGTTATGGATTTAAGGTGGAATTGTTTGGTGATTATGCACTGTTTAGCAGGCCAGAATTTAAGGTGGAACGTGTAAGTTATGATATTATAACTCCTTCTGCTGCAAGAGGGATATTAGAGGCAATTTATTGGAAACCAGCGATTCATTATGTTATAGATAAAATACATGTAATCAATGAACCAAAGTTTAAAAATATAAGAAGAAATGAAGTAAGTGCTAAAATCTTGGCTTCGGATATGAAAAAATTAATGAGTGGTATAGAAGTTTCTAGAGCTTATATTAACACAAAAGATACAATACAGCAGCGAGCATCTATGATTTTAACGAATGTGCGTTACGTTATTGAAGCTCATTTTGAAATGACAAAGAAAGCAGGGGAAGAAGATACGCCAGAAAAACATTATAACATATTGCTTCGTCGTTTGAGAAAAGGACAGATGTTTTATCAACCTTATTTCGGATGTAGAGAATTTCCAGCGAATTTTAGAATCATAGAAGATGATGAAATACCGAAAAGTAATATTGTTGGTGAAAGAGATCTAGGTTTTATGCTTTACGACATGAATTTTAGTGAGTCTGAAAATATTACACCAATGTTTTTTCGTGCATATTGGAAAAACGGAGTAGTAGATTTAACAGATGTAGATATTGTGAGGTGA
- a CDS encoding response regulator transcription factor has product MRILVVEDEKDLNNVITKKLEAVHYSVDACFDGKQALEYIELAEYDAIILDIMMPLVDGIQVLKKMRLAKNNTPVLLLTAKDSIEDRVVGLDAGADDYLVKPFSFEELLARLRAMLRRASNNTSNCYTLANLTVDCDTRTVFRDDVEISLSSKEFSILEYMIRNSGIVLSRDKIEQHIWNYDYEGGSNVVDVYIRYLRKKIDDNYSPKLIHTLRGTGYVLRVNE; this is encoded by the coding sequence TTGCGAATATTAGTAGTTGAAGATGAAAAAGATTTAAATAATGTAATTACAAAAAAATTAGAAGCAGTACACTACAGCGTGGATGCTTGTTTTGATGGTAAACAAGCACTAGAGTATATCGAGTTAGCAGAATATGATGCAATTATTTTAGATATCATGATGCCTTTGGTAGATGGTATTCAAGTACTTAAAAAAATGCGATTAGCAAAGAATAATACTCCTGTTCTTCTGTTAACCGCAAAAGATAGTATCGAGGACCGAGTGGTAGGACTTGATGCTGGCGCTGATGATTATTTAGTGAAACCATTCTCATTTGAAGAGCTCTTAGCAAGGCTTCGTGCAATGTTACGACGTGCTTCAAATAATACAAGTAATTGCTATACCCTTGCCAATTTAACAGTAGATTGCGATACCAGAACGGTATTTCGCGATGATGTTGAGATATCTTTATCCAGTAAGGAATTCTCTATTTTAGAGTACATGATTCGAAATAGCGGAATTGTTCTCTCTAGAGATAAAATAGAACAACATATTTGGAATTACGATTATGAAGGTGGTTCTAACGTTGTTGATGTTTATATAAGATATCTTCGCAAGAAAATTGACGATAATTATTCTCCAAAATTAATTCATACCTTACGTGGTACTGGATATGTATTGAGGGTGAATGAATGA
- a CDS encoding CRISPR-associated helicase/endonuclease Cas3, producing MNYLAHVREDGTEQDLIVHLKNTAEIAKKFAEDFNNSDYAYLCGLFHDIGKYSEAFQKRIRNDGKRCDHSTAGARVVKDLSRFGKILSFCITGHHGGLLNHGTYSDIDRERTLCSRLSKDYKIPNFDAFMKEIEIEDLRYDTPPNLKIYDSNDFGMTFYMFIKMLHSCLTDADYLDTEAFMYNGNINRTVNYDFEEMLDKLNLCLKHLQKNDGIINVKRQEILQDCIEKAYLPRGLYTLTVPTGGGKTLSSMAFSLNHLIKNQMNRIIYVIPYTNIIEQTAKVFSDIFGPDVILEHHSNYDFNSEDDDFYNVKKLASQNWDMPIVITTNVQFFESIYSNKTTRSRKLHNITNSLIIFDEAQMLPLEYIKACTKAISELVINYNCTAVLCTATQPSLTNMFPREIRPIEICKNTKELYELFKRTTIINRGLLTTKELANEMNELYQCLTIVNTRRHAKSLFSMLKGEGVFHLSTLMCPEHRKQVIDEIRMRLRENKPCKVVSTRLIEAGVDVDFPRVYRAFAGLDSIIQSAGRGNREGKLRDKNGNLTQGEIHIFEADDEYTKNQPLNFKAPIEITKKIIRDYKDITSPEAIESYFDKLYFYNGEESLDNKDIIKRINEACPKKVKSFDEAFTYPFEDIARDFKLMEENTVSVIIPFDCLAVRKINELRYVDFIGEILKSLQGYTVNIYEREYNNLYGAGKIELVQKDIAVLRSMEDYSEEMGINIEIKSGVGLFY from the coding sequence ATGAACTATCTAGCTCATGTAAGAGAAGATGGTACGGAACAAGATTTAATAGTACATCTTAAAAATACTGCAGAAATTGCAAAAAAATTTGCTGAGGATTTTAATAATAGTGACTATGCGTATTTATGTGGTTTATTCCATGATATAGGTAAGTATTCAGAAGCATTTCAAAAAAGGATTCGTAATGATGGTAAGCGTTGTGACCATTCTACTGCTGGAGCCAGAGTTGTTAAAGATTTATCTCGTTTTGGTAAGATATTGTCTTTTTGTATTACTGGACATCATGGGGGACTTCTAAATCATGGCACTTATTCTGATATAGATAGAGAAAGAACACTTTGTTCAAGGTTATCTAAGGATTATAAAATTCCGAATTTTGATGCATTCATGAAAGAAATTGAAATAGAGGATTTAAGATATGACACACCGCCCAACTTAAAGATTTATGATTCCAATGATTTTGGTATGACCTTTTATATGTTTATAAAGATGCTACATTCTTGTTTGACAGATGCTGATTATTTAGATACCGAAGCATTTATGTACAATGGGAACATCAATAGAACTGTCAATTATGATTTTGAAGAAATGCTTGATAAATTGAATTTATGCTTAAAACATCTTCAAAAAAATGATGGTATTATAAATGTAAAACGACAGGAGATTTTACAGGATTGTATAGAAAAAGCTTATTTACCACGAGGTTTATATACTCTTACGGTACCAACTGGGGGAGGAAAAACACTTTCTTCCATGGCTTTTTCGTTAAATCATCTGATTAAAAATCAAATGAATCGTATTATTTATGTGATCCCCTATACTAATATTATTGAACAAACAGCAAAAGTTTTTTCTGATATTTTTGGGCCTGATGTTATATTAGAACATCATTCTAATTATGATTTTAATTCAGAAGATGATGATTTTTATAATGTTAAGAAATTAGCATCGCAAAATTGGGATATGCCAATTGTTATAACAACGAACGTTCAATTTTTTGAGTCCATTTATTCAAATAAAACAACTCGATCAAGAAAATTACATAATATTACGAACAGTTTAATTATATTTGATGAGGCACAAATGCTACCGTTGGAATATATAAAAGCATGTACGAAAGCAATTTCAGAATTGGTTATTAATTATAACTGTACTGCTGTATTATGTACTGCTACACAGCCTTCTCTTACAAATATGTTTCCAAGAGAGATACGACCGATTGAAATATGTAAGAATACGAAAGAATTATATGAATTATTTAAACGTACAACTATAATTAATAGAGGATTACTTACAACAAAAGAGTTAGCAAATGAAATGAATGAATTATATCAATGTCTAACTATTGTTAATACAAGAAGACATGCAAAGAGCTTATTTTCAATGTTAAAAGGTGAGGGTGTATTTCACTTATCTACACTAATGTGTCCAGAGCATCGAAAGCAAGTAATTGATGAGATTAGAATGAGATTGAGAGAAAATAAACCGTGTAAGGTAGTTTCAACGAGACTAATTGAAGCTGGTGTTGATGTAGATTTTCCGAGGGTTTACAGGGCTTTTGCGGGGCTTGATTCTATTATCCAGTCAGCAGGAAGAGGAAATAGAGAAGGAAAGTTAAGAGATAAAAATGGTAATTTGACTCAAGGTGAAATACATATTTTTGAAGCAGATGATGAATATACAAAAAATCAGCCTTTAAATTTTAAAGCTCCAATAGAGATAACGAAAAAGATTATACGCGATTACAAAGATATTACTTCACCAGAAGCAATTGAATCGTATTTTGATAAACTATATTTTTATAATGGGGAAGAATCTTTGGATAATAAAGATATAATAAAGCGTATAAATGAAGCATGTCCTAAAAAGGTTAAAAGTTTTGATGAAGCATTTACTTATCCATTTGAGGATATTGCTAGAGACTTCAAATTAATGGAAGAGAATACAGTTTCTGTTATTATTCCATTTGATTGCCTTGCGGTTAGGAAGATTAATGAATTAAGATATGTTGACTTTATCGGTGAGATATTAAAATCATTACAGGGTTATACGGTTAATATTTATGAACGTGAATATAACAATTTGTATGGGGCAGGTAAGATAGAATTAGTGCAAAAAGATATTGCAGTACTTAGGAGTATGGAAGATTATAGCGAAGAGATGGGGATAAACATAGAAATCAAATCTGGAGTTGGATTGTTTTATTAA
- the cas8c gene encoding type I-C CRISPR-associated protein Cas8c/Csd1, which translates to MLLQSLVKYYEILSEDEDYNIPQQGFGNVKVSFALNISKEGELLNMVPLKVPSKTTKKLVAQNMIVPEPVTRSSGVSPNFLCDNSSYVFGFDNKGKPKRSIECFEAFKKLHMDILGNVDCIEARAVINFLNNWDVRYSVDNGIVREYLDDIYGGANFVFIVDNMSHYVHQNEEIKRAWMKYKNSTESVIKNCLVTGKKSAIARLHPIIKGINGGQAMGNSLVSFNAKAYESYGNEDSQGFNSPVSEYAAFAYGTVLNHLLEDKAHRLTIGDSTVVYWAESPKSIFQDMMSFMLEPHSKEKIDSDDEEYIVDLSAAKEVRGILERISEGKKIDIDSLCIDKNVQFYILGLSPNAARISVRFFIQNSFGKVTENIIKHYENLAIEKQYESDKNWLSIWGILNETVSPNSRDKSASPLLSGSVMRAILEGSSYPTELFHAVMIRIRAEGNINYNKAGIIKAYLTRCKNYNKYKEVLTLSLNNESTNKAYVLGRLFAILEKVQQDANPGINTTIKDRYFTSACATPANVFPILLKLSNHHISKAEYGKNSENRIRGVMDLLSVNENPFPKQLPLEEQGIFVLGYYHQKNAFYKKEEA; encoded by the coding sequence ATGTTACTACAGTCATTGGTAAAATACTATGAAATTTTATCGGAGGATGAGGACTATAACATTCCACAGCAAGGATTTGGTAATGTGAAAGTCTCATTTGCTCTTAATATTTCAAAAGAAGGGGAATTGTTAAATATGGTACCCCTTAAAGTGCCGAGTAAGACTACTAAAAAATTGGTAGCACAAAACATGATTGTTCCGGAGCCAGTTACAAGATCAAGTGGAGTGTCGCCTAATTTTTTGTGTGATAACTCAAGTTATGTATTTGGGTTTGACAACAAAGGGAAGCCAAAACGTTCCATAGAATGTTTTGAAGCGTTTAAAAAGTTACATATGGATATCTTGGGAAATGTAGATTGCATTGAAGCAAGAGCAGTTATCAATTTTTTAAATAATTGGGATGTAAGATATTCTGTAGATAATGGAATCGTAAGAGAATATTTAGATGACATATATGGTGGTGCTAATTTTGTTTTTATAGTAGATAATATGAGCCACTATGTACATCAAAATGAAGAGATTAAAAGAGCTTGGATGAAATATAAAAATTCTACAGAATCGGTTATAAAAAACTGTCTTGTCACTGGAAAAAAGTCAGCTATTGCAAGGCTTCACCCAATTATTAAAGGGATTAATGGAGGGCAAGCAATGGGAAACTCTCTAGTGTCCTTCAATGCAAAAGCGTATGAATCTTATGGGAATGAAGATAGTCAAGGATTCAATTCACCAGTGTCGGAATATGCTGCTTTTGCTTATGGAACGGTACTTAATCATTTATTAGAGGATAAGGCTCATCGTTTAACGATTGGTGATTCAACTGTTGTATACTGGGCAGAATCTCCGAAGTCCATTTTTCAGGATATGATGTCTTTTATGCTGGAACCACATAGTAAAGAAAAGATAGATTCAGATGATGAAGAATACATAGTAGATTTAAGTGCAGCGAAAGAAGTAAGAGGTATTTTAGAAAGAATTTCAGAAGGTAAGAAAATTGATATTGATTCTCTTTGTATTGATAAGAATGTTCAATTTTATATTCTTGGATTATCACCAAATGCTGCAAGAATTTCTGTAAGATTTTTTATACAAAATTCATTTGGAAAAGTAACAGAAAATATAATTAAGCATTATGAGAATTTGGCAATAGAAAAGCAATACGAAAGTGATAAGAATTGGCTATCTATATGGGGGATTCTAAATGAAACAGTATCGCCTAACTCAAGAGATAAATCAGCCTCGCCATTACTATCAGGATCTGTTATGCGTGCCATATTAGAAGGTAGCTCTTATCCAACTGAACTTTTTCATGCGGTGATGATTCGCATACGGGCGGAAGGAAATATTAACTATAATAAAGCTGGGATTATTAAGGCTTATCTAACACGCTGTAAGAATTATAATAAATATAAGGAGGTATTGACTTTGTCACTAAATAACGAAAGTACAAATAAAGCATATGTATTGGGAAGATTATTTGCTATTTTGGAAAAAGTTCAGCAGGATGCGAATCCAGGAATAAATACAACAATAAAAGATAGATATTTTACATCAGCTTGTGCAACACCAGCAAATGTTTTTCCTATTCTATTAAAGTTATCGAATCATCATATTTCAAAAGCCGAGTATGGAAAGAATAGTGAAAATCGTATAAGGGGAGTAATGGACTTATTATCAGTAAATGAGAATCCATTTCCAAAACAATTACCATTGGAAGAACAGGGGATTTTCGTATTAGGATATTATCATCAAAAAAATGCATTTTATAAGAAGGAGGAGGCTTAA
- a CDS encoding sensor histidine kinase, whose protein sequence is MKRLSIKFKVTLWYTIFMTILAILVISLLFKMSNNQISSLSQRNLTEVVLDSLEDIRYDEKNNKLVFDIDFFEDEVYLSVYDMNQSLIYGRVPRDFLNNVDFTSEHIQTVNDMGMEWYVYDILVEVNGYGNVWVRGITSISSAGSAMNTMIHLSVIVFPFLVLFIAVGGYFITKKAFRPVMQINDTAKKISDGNDLSKRIQLGNGTDEIHQLAHTFDGMLDRLQTSFESEKQFTSDVSHELRTPTSVIISQCEYALENATSLDEAKESLSIILGQSKKMAGLISQLLTLARTDKGTQALHFEEVNLSDILEVVVEDQKDLAKGKEISIKTEIEPDIMYTSDETMIMRLFINLISNAITYGKHGGNIWVGLSLKGSTIIGYVKDDGIGIPKDKISKIWDRFYQVDPSRTSNKEGGIGLGLSMVKWIVNAHGGTIEVDSVLNEGSTFTFKFFK, encoded by the coding sequence ATGAAGCGATTATCAATTAAATTTAAGGTAACCTTATGGTACACCATTTTTATGACGATATTAGCGATTCTTGTAATCTCGCTTTTATTTAAAATGAGTAATAATCAAATCTCATCACTATCCCAGAGAAATCTAACAGAAGTGGTTTTAGATAGTTTAGAGGATATTAGATATGATGAAAAAAACAATAAATTAGTTTTTGATATAGATTTCTTTGAAGATGAAGTTTATCTGTCAGTATATGATATGAATCAATCTCTTATCTATGGACGGGTTCCCCGTGACTTTCTTAACAATGTTGATTTTACATCAGAGCATATACAGACAGTAAATGATATGGGTATGGAATGGTATGTATACGATATTTTAGTTGAAGTAAATGGTTATGGTAATGTTTGGGTTCGTGGTATTACTTCTATATCTTCCGCCGGATCCGCAATGAATACTATGATTCATTTATCTGTGATTGTATTTCCATTTCTTGTGTTATTCATCGCTGTTGGCGGTTATTTCATTACAAAAAAAGCATTTCGCCCTGTAATGCAAATTAATGATACTGCAAAAAAAATCAGTGATGGAAATGATTTATCTAAACGCATTCAATTAGGAAATGGGACAGATGAAATTCATCAACTTGCGCACACCTTTGATGGTATGTTAGATCGTTTACAAACGTCTTTTGAAAGTGAAAAGCAATTCACTTCCGATGTATCCCATGAATTACGCACACCGACATCCGTTATTATTTCACAGTGTGAATATGCACTAGAAAACGCAACTTCACTAGATGAAGCTAAGGAAAGCTTATCTATAATACTTGGACAATCTAAAAAGATGGCTGGACTTATATCGCAATTACTCACGCTGGCAAGAACGGATAAGGGAACACAAGCATTACACTTTGAAGAGGTAAACTTAAGTGATATTTTAGAGGTTGTTGTTGAGGACCAAAAAGACTTGGCAAAAGGAAAAGAGATTTCTATAAAAACAGAGATAGAACCTGATATTATGTATACTTCTGATGAAACAATGATAATGCGATTATTTATTAATCTCATTTCAAACGCCATAACTTATGGAAAACACGGAGGGAACATTTGGGTAGGCTTGTCCTTAAAAGGCTCGACCATCATCGGATATGTCAAAGACGATGGCATTGGTATTCCCAAAGATAAAATTTCGAAAATATGGGATCGTTTTTATCAAGTTGACCCATCACGTACTTCAAATAAAGAAGGTGGCATCGGACTAGGCCTTTCTATGGTCAAATGGATTGTGAATGCTCATGGTGGTACCATCGAAGTAGACAGTGTTTTAAATGAAGGTTCGACATTTACATTTAAATTCTTTAAATAA
- the cas7c gene encoding type I-C CRISPR-associated protein Cas7/Csd2 has protein sequence MSNVIKNRYEFTVLFDVENGNPNGDPDAGNMPRVDPETGYGIVTDVCLKRKIRNYVETVKEDSEGYRIYIKEGVPLNQSDKEAYTYLGIDEKEANKSKGEIDEKIADFMCQNFYDIRTFGAVMTTFVKAKLNCGQVRGPVQLGFAKSIDPIIPQEVTITRVAITTEADAKKKETEMGRKHIIPYALYRADGYVSANLARKTTKFNEEDLELLWDAIINMFEIDHSAARGKMSVRSLIVFKHNSELGCCPAHKLFESISVAKNDEVATPRKYSDYNVIINENNIPDGVELIQML, from the coding sequence ATGAGTAATGTAATTAAAAATAGATATGAATTTACTGTGTTATTTGATGTTGAAAATGGAAATCCAAATGGGGATCCTGATGCTGGAAATATGCCAAGAGTTGATCCTGAAACTGGATATGGGATTGTGACGGATGTTTGCTTGAAACGAAAAATTCGTAATTATGTAGAAACAGTGAAAGAGGACAGCGAAGGATATCGTATTTATATAAAAGAAGGAGTACCTTTAAATCAAAGTGATAAAGAAGCTTATACATATCTTGGAATTGATGAAAAAGAAGCAAATAAGAGTAAGGGTGAAATCGATGAAAAGATAGCAGATTTTATGTGCCAAAATTTTTATGATATAAGAACCTTTGGGGCTGTAATGACTACTTTTGTAAAAGCAAAGTTAAACTGTGGACAAGTTAGGGGACCTGTTCAACTTGGCTTTGCTAAAAGTATAGATCCTATTATACCACAGGAAGTTACAATAACTAGAGTTGCAATTACAACAGAAGCAGATGCTAAGAAAAAAGAAACAGAAATGGGGCGTAAGCACATTATTCCATATGCTCTTTATCGTGCCGATGGATATGTATCTGCGAATTTAGCAAGAAAAACGACAAAATTTAATGAAGAAGATTTAGAATTATTATGGGATGCAATAATAAATATGTTTGAAATAGATCATTCAGCAGCGAGAGGTAAAATGTCAGTTAGAAGTTTAATTGTATTTAAGCATAATAGTGAACTTGGATGTTGTCCAGCACATAAATTGTTTGAATCTATTTCAGTAGCTAAAAATGATGAAGTTGCAACACCTAGAAAATACAGTGATTACAATGTAATTATAAATGAGAATAACATTCCAGACGGTGTTGAGTTAATACAAATGCTATGA
- the cas4 gene encoding CRISPR-associated protein Cas4, which translates to MMYEEDDYLNLSGIQHFEFCRRQWALIHIEQQWAENLRTVEGDLFHNRAHNGNITEKRGDIIISRGMAVYSRSLGINGVCDVVEFHKDENGIKLHGKRGLYKVYPVEYKKGEPKENDVDILQLVAQVICLEEMLCCEINMGYLYYGETRHRIEVKIDNTLREKVVKTFKEMHEIYERRYTPKVKLTKSCNACSLKDICIPKLCKNKSAKKYIESKISEEIVG; encoded by the coding sequence ATGATGTATGAAGAGGATGATTATTTAAATTTATCTGGTATACAACATTTTGAATTCTGTAGAAGGCAATGGGCACTAATACATATTGAACAACAATGGGCAGAGAATCTTCGAACGGTAGAAGGAGACTTATTTCACAACCGAGCGCATAATGGAAATATTACAGAAAAACGTGGAGATATTATTATTTCAAGGGGTATGGCAGTATATTCAAGAAGTTTAGGTATCAACGGAGTCTGTGATGTGGTTGAATTTCATAAAGATGAAAATGGTATCAAACTTCATGGAAAAAGAGGGTTGTATAAAGTGTATCCAGTTGAATACAAAAAGGGTGAGCCTAAGGAAAACGATGTGGATATTCTTCAACTTGTAGCGCAGGTAATTTGTCTTGAAGAAATGCTTTGTTGCGAAATTAATATGGGATATCTATATTATGGAGAAACAAGACATAGGATTGAAGTGAAGATAGATAATACATTGCGAGAAAAGGTGGTAAAGACTTTTAAAGAGATGCATGAAATATATGAGAGACGCTATACGCCTAAGGTTAAATTAACGAAATCATGTAATGCTTGTTCTTTAAAGGATATATGTATACCTAAGTTATGTAAAAATAAATCTGCTAAGAAATATATTGAATCAAAAATTTCAGAGGAGATTGTTGGATGA
- a CDS encoding FG-GAP-like repeat-containing protein, whose protein sequence is MEAKLIGTIDITAAGNGKGLLGDINGDGRMELIFGQADSNIDDRYVPHQITCVTAYNLNGILLWQTGTPEETPGGFGSDFPIQIYDIDGDGKLEILCVMNKKFLILDGMDGTVKKSFDLPGEEAHDCIIIANLQGKERPSDIILKDRYHKMWALDEDFNLLWTHDGNLGHFPWVYDVNGDGFDEVMAGYDLLDHNGKILWSCKDLDDHADCLWVGDVNGDGKLEIAVGGSVTCLYDIDGNELWRYEGSIESQHIALGKFKKNEPGLMIAGLDRIVRGDGYKGQWDGKDGMFLIDFKGREVWKEDRKTKGWLTIVDTLRNWNGDGDDYILAYRRGGGVNPALYDGDGNIVVEFGADGYVLHGDLFGRNKEDVIVYTPEKAYIFSGTEYDLSDKPSGVAIPQIKRLYSSTLYPGGEYVTISLN, encoded by the coding sequence ATGGAGGCAAAATTAATTGGAACTATCGATATTACGGCTGCTGGCAATGGAAAAGGTTTATTAGGTGATATCAACGGCGATGGTAGAATGGAGCTTATCTTTGGGCAGGCAGATTCTAATATAGATGATAGATATGTGCCCCACCAGATTACCTGTGTAACTGCCTATAATTTAAACGGAATTCTTTTATGGCAAACAGGTACGCCAGAGGAGACGCCAGGTGGTTTTGGTTCTGATTTCCCGATACAGATTTATGATATTGATGGGGATGGAAAATTAGAAATTTTATGTGTTATGAACAAGAAATTCCTTATCCTTGATGGAATGGATGGAACGGTAAAAAAGAGTTTTGATTTACCAGGAGAAGAGGCACATGACTGTATCATCATAGCTAATTTACAAGGAAAAGAACGTCCATCTGATATTATTTTAAAGGATCGATACCATAAAATGTGGGCCCTTGATGAGGATTTTAATCTCTTATGGACTCATGATGGAAACTTAGGACATTTTCCATGGGTGTATGATGTAAATGGCGATGGTTTTGATGAAGTAATGGCAGGCTATGATTTACTTGATCATAATGGAAAAATATTATGGTCTTGCAAAGATTTGGATGACCATGCGGATTGTTTATGGGTTGGGGATGTAAATGGTGACGGTAAATTAGAGATTGCAGTTGGTGGTAGCGTTACTTGTTTATATGATATTGATGGAAATGAACTTTGGAGATATGAAGGATCCATTGAATCTCAGCACATTGCCTTAGGTAAATTTAAAAAAAATGAGCCAGGATTAATGATTGCTGGACTAGATCGAATCGTTCGTGGTGATGGATATAAAGGGCAATGGGATGGCAAAGATGGAATGTTTTTAATTGATTTTAAGGGAAGGGAAGTTTGGAAAGAGGATAGAAAAACAAAAGGATGGCTAACCATTGTTGATACCCTTAGAAATTGGAACGGTGATGGAGACGATTATATATTAGCATATCGTAGAGGGGGAGGAGTTAATCCTGCACTTTATGATGGCGATGGTAATATAGTTGTTGAGTTTGGTGCGGATGGATATGTTTTGCATGGGGATTTGTTTGGTAGAAATAAAGAGGATGTTATTGTGTATACGCCAGAAAAGGCATATATATTTTCTGGTACAGAGTATGATTTAAGCGATAAACCATCTGGAGTAGCAATCCCTCAGATAAAAAGATTATATTCCTCTACACTTTATCCTGGTGGGGAATATGTGACTATCTCTTTAAATTAA
- a CDS encoding PepSY domain-containing protein, with translation MKNKLLMTALTFATVSAALVGCNGLNDNVATSNNNQTVKNTVTDNTNNNGTTTDSNNLITEDEAKKIALEHSGIQESDITNFRIKLDTDDGIKEYEVEFLSGNTEYDYDINAISGEIISFDNDVENDFNSNSNDTSNSNNTSGDASNVITEDEAKKIALEHAGLKESDITNFRIKLDTDDGMKEYEIEFYSGNTEYDYDINAISGEVISFDNDIENDFNNNSNNTADNSNELITEDEAMAIALKDAGINEADATSLRIKLDTDDGVKEYEIEFYTADKEYDYEINASTGNIISKDVENLKNN, from the coding sequence ATGAAAAACAAATTATTAATGACAGCACTAACATTTGCAACCGTATCTGCAGCTCTTGTAGGATGCAATGGTTTAAACGATAATGTAGCTACTTCTAATAACAATCAAACTGTAAAAAATACAGTTACAGATAACACAAATAATAATGGAACTACAACTGATTCTAACAATCTTATCACTGAAGATGAAGCTAAGAAAATTGCGCTAGAACATTCAGGTATACAGGAATCAGACATCACTAATTTTAGAATTAAACTAGATACCGATGATGGCATTAAGGAATATGAAGTGGAGTTTCTTTCAGGAAATACTGAGTATGATTACGATATAAACGCTATTTCTGGCGAAATTATTAGTTTTGATAACGATGTTGAAAATGATTTTAATAGCAATTCTAATGATACTTCAAATAGCAATAACACTTCAGGGGATGCTAGTAACGTAATCACTGAGGATGAGGCTAAGAAAATCGCTTTAGAGCATGCAGGTCTTAAAGAGTCAGACATTACTAATTTTAGAATTAAACTAGATACAGATGATGGTATGAAAGAATATGAAATAGAATTCTACTCTGGTAATACAGAATATGATTACGATATAAACGCTATTTCTGGTGAAGTTATCAGCTTTGATAACGATATTGAAAATGATTTTAATAACAATTCCAATAACACTGCTGATAATTCTAATGAATTAATCACTGAGGATGAGGCTATGGCAATTGCTCTTAAAGATGCAGGTATTAACGAAGCTGATGCTACATCCCTTAGAATTAAGCTAGATACAGATGATGGTGTTAAAGAATATGAAATAGAATTTTATACTGCAGATAAAGAATATGATTATGAAATTAATGCAAGCACTGGGAATATTATTAGTAAGGATGTAGAGAACCTTAAGAATAATTAG